One Neodiprion pinetum isolate iyNeoPine1 chromosome 1, iyNeoPine1.2, whole genome shotgun sequence genomic window carries:
- the LOC124223629 gene encoding poly(ADP-ribose) glycohydrolase isoform X4 → MDEIQKGLAKYGQEQMAPIVPAPRHTVLFVLPLTGEGPPKPYCSQQKDKWCPGYVRMPHSTHSLYPNKHTTGSSGFRQRWEVIQEALLRSFASTHQLEVAILSYNEKYALRWDFSALHYFFSEVIDEDETGLFYDDILPKIVQLALQLPALVTSPIPLLKRHTNVTLSLSQLQVGSLLANALLCTFPRRNSTNPQSEYAMYPEINFNRLFGAYEKERPDRSEAVMEKMKCIFHYFRRIIAKAPDGVITIQRRYVPKENCPRWNRQDIKLPHLHITSNGTIETEGAGLLQVDFANKYIGGGVLGWGCVQEEIRFVICPELMASMLVAEALDDTEALIITGVERYSNYEGYSDTFKWTGNFNDETPRDSSGRRRTSVVAIDALLFKQSHTQFTVTNIIRELNKAYAGFSSSEIPRDKLSAIATGNWGCGAFRGDPQLKVLLQLMAAAVAGRAMVYFTFGDVELRNKVAAMYWHLIERNISIGQLFGLLCDYHTSASKSNDSSLDFYHFLYKRSKIKPLTNYFDKINSNTTTKEQNTIPYKSKSVKNDLNKFTNYTSSANVKEALEREQIEKWLDEDFFDEDFSNDLILDTNSGNSNVNSVIRSKKSALSVSKSETKNNEASTEVVQNLADNDRKNKNKDNGSESMPELSTPPIKLKNSRDLTSLLYPDDEITQDTRKVKKPRLSGLDLIGRRSHKPVEKQTLEELPISSNKVKNDSKEIKKTQKKISDFFS, encoded by the exons ATGGATGAGATTCAAAAAGGATTAGCAAAATATGGTCAAGAGCAAATGGCTCCGATAGTTCCTGCTCCACGACACACAGTCCTTTTTGTA CTACCGCTCACCGGAGAAGGACCACCTAAGCCTTATTGTAGTCAACAAAAGGATAAATGGTGCCCAGGATACGTTAGGATGCCACACTCAACACACAGCTTATATCCAAATAAACAC ACAACTGGAAGCTCCGGTTTCAGGCAGAGATGGGAAGTAATTCAAGAGGCACTGCTTCGCAGCTTTGCATCCACTCATCAACTGGAAGTTGCCATATTAtcttataatgaaaaatatgctcTACGATGGGATTTTTCTGCTCttcattatttcttttccGAA GTCATAGATGAAGATGAAACGGGGCTTTTCTACGATGACATACTACCAAAAATAGTGCAGTTGGCACTCCAACTTCCAGCCCTAGTAACGAGCCCGATACCGCTTCTTAAGCGTCACACAAATGTGACTCTCAGCCTCAGTCAGTTACAAGTTGGCTCTTTGTTGGCTAATGCGTTGCTCTGCACTTTTCCGCGACGAAATTCAACAAATCCCCAATCTGAATATGCTATGTATCcggaaattaatttcaacag GCTGTTTGGTGcttatgaaaaagaaagaccTGACAGGTCAGAGGCTGTAATggagaaaatgaaatgtatttttcattattttcgaaGAATCATAGCTAAAG CCCCGGATGGTGTGATAACTATTCAACGACGATATGTCCCGAAGGAAAATTGTCCCCGATGGAATAGGCAAGATATTAAACTTCCACACCTTCATATAACAAGCAATGGCACAATCGAAACTGAAGGAGCTGGTCTTTTGCAAGTAGACTTTGCTAACAA GTATATTGGTGGTGGTGTTTTGGGGTGGGGCTGCGTCCAAGAGGAAATTAGATTTGTCATCTGTCCTGAACTAATGGCAAGCATGCTGGTTGCTGAAGCATTAGATGACACTGAGGCTCTCATAATTACCGGTGTTGAGCGTTACAGCAACTATGAAGGCTATAGCGATACTTTTAAATGGACTGGAAATTTTAATGATGAAACTCCACGAGATAGCAGTGGAAGACGACGTACTTCTGTCGTGGCTATTGATGCTTTGTTATTCAAACAGTCCCATACACAATTTACAGTTACAAACATAATTCGCGAGTTAAATAAG GCTTATGCTGGATTCAGTTCCTCTGAAATACCCAGAGACAAATTGTCCGCCATAGCAACTGGCAACTGGGGCTGTGGTGCTTTCAGAGGTGACCCGCAGCTGAAAGTGTTACTGCAGTTGATGGCAGCTGCCGTTGCAGGTCGAGCAATGGTATATTTTACATTTGGTGATGTGGAGCTCAGAAATAAAGTAGCTGCCATGTATTGGCATCTGATTGAACGGAATATTAGCATTG GGCAACTGTTTGGTCTCCTCTGTGACTACCACACTTCTGCGTCGAAATCTAATGATTCGAGTCTggatttttaccattttttatataaacGGAGCAAAATAAAACCTCTGACAAATTACTTCGACAAAATAAACAGCAATACGACAACAAAAGAACAAAATACAATTCCTTACAAATCTAAGTCTGTCAAAAATGATCTaaacaaatttacaaattatacGTCGAGCGCAAACGTCAAAGAAGCCCTCGAACGCGAGCAAATAGAAAAATGGCTTGAtgaggatttttttgatgAGGACTTCTCCAATGATTTGATATTAGATACAAATTCGGGTAATTCGAATGTTAACTCTGTAATTCGAAGTAAAAAGAGTGCATTGAGTGTGTCAAAatctgaaacgaaaaataatgaagccaGTACAGAAGTCGTTCAAAATCTGGCTGATAatgacagaaaaaataaaaataaagacaaCGGTAGTGAATCAATGCCGGAATTATCTACCCCACCAATCAAGCTGAAGAACTCGAGAGATTTAACAAGCTTGCTGTATCCCGATGATGAAATTACACAGGATACACGTAAAGTTAAAAAGCCGCGTTTATCTGGTCTTGACTTGATTGGTAGACGTAGCCACAAGCCAGTGGAAAAACAGACACTAGAAGAATTGCCAATATCGtcaaataaagtaaaaaatgattcga
- the LOC124223629 gene encoding poly(ADP-ribose) glycohydrolase isoform X2, which yields MADTNKPISESVKISMEEDYQLSPDIFSDDNVEASNSSEVSDRSTNEPEWKGISMDEIQKGLAKYGQEQMAPIVPAPRHTVLFVLPLTGEGPPKPYCSQQKDKWCPGYVRMPHSTHSLYPNKHTTGSSGFRQRWEVIQEALLRSFASTHQLEVAILSYNEKYALRWDFSALHYFFSEVIDEDETGLFYDDILPKIVQLALQLPALVTSPIPLLKRHTNVTLSLSQLQVGSLLANALLCTFPRRNSTNPQSEYAMYPEINFNRLFGAYEKERPDRSEAVMEKMKCIFHYFRRIIAKAPDGVITIQRRYVPKENCPRWNRQDIKLPHLHITSNGTIETEGAGLLQVDFANKYIGGGVLGWGCVQEEIRFVICPELMASMLVAEALDDTEALIITGVERYSNYEGYSDTFKWTGNFNDETPRDSSGRRRTSVVAIDALLFKQSHTQFTVTNIIRELNKAYAGFSSSEIPRDKLSAIATGNWGCGAFRGDPQLKVLLQLMAAAVAGRAMVYFTFGDVELRNKVAAMYWHLIERNISIGQLFGLLCDYHTSASKSNDSSLDFYHFLYKRSKIKPLTNYFDKINSNTTTKEQNTIPYKSKSVKNDLNKFTNYTSSANVKEALEREQIEKWLDEDFFDEDFSNDLILDTNSGNSNVNSVIRSKKSALSVSKSETKNNEASTEVVQNLADNDRKNKNKDNGSESMPELSTPPIKLKNSRDLTSLLYPDDEITQDTRKVKKPRLSGLDLIGRRSHKPVEKQTLEELPISSNKVKNDSKEIKKTQKKISDFFS from the exons ATGGCAGATACTAACAAACCCATATCAGAGAGCGTGAAGATTTCTATGGAAGAAGATTATCAATTGTCCCCTGATATCTTTTCAGACGATAATGTTGAGGCGTCAAATTCCAGCGAAG TTTCAGACCGATCAACAAATGAGCCAGAATGGAAAGGAATTAGCATGGATGAGATTCAAAAAGGATTAGCAAAATATGGTCAAGAGCAAATGGCTCCGATAGTTCCTGCTCCACGACACACAGTCCTTTTTGTA CTACCGCTCACCGGAGAAGGACCACCTAAGCCTTATTGTAGTCAACAAAAGGATAAATGGTGCCCAGGATACGTTAGGATGCCACACTCAACACACAGCTTATATCCAAATAAACAC ACAACTGGAAGCTCCGGTTTCAGGCAGAGATGGGAAGTAATTCAAGAGGCACTGCTTCGCAGCTTTGCATCCACTCATCAACTGGAAGTTGCCATATTAtcttataatgaaaaatatgctcTACGATGGGATTTTTCTGCTCttcattatttcttttccGAA GTCATAGATGAAGATGAAACGGGGCTTTTCTACGATGACATACTACCAAAAATAGTGCAGTTGGCACTCCAACTTCCAGCCCTAGTAACGAGCCCGATACCGCTTCTTAAGCGTCACACAAATGTGACTCTCAGCCTCAGTCAGTTACAAGTTGGCTCTTTGTTGGCTAATGCGTTGCTCTGCACTTTTCCGCGACGAAATTCAACAAATCCCCAATCTGAATATGCTATGTATCcggaaattaatttcaacag GCTGTTTGGTGcttatgaaaaagaaagaccTGACAGGTCAGAGGCTGTAATggagaaaatgaaatgtatttttcattattttcgaaGAATCATAGCTAAAG CCCCGGATGGTGTGATAACTATTCAACGACGATATGTCCCGAAGGAAAATTGTCCCCGATGGAATAGGCAAGATATTAAACTTCCACACCTTCATATAACAAGCAATGGCACAATCGAAACTGAAGGAGCTGGTCTTTTGCAAGTAGACTTTGCTAACAA GTATATTGGTGGTGGTGTTTTGGGGTGGGGCTGCGTCCAAGAGGAAATTAGATTTGTCATCTGTCCTGAACTAATGGCAAGCATGCTGGTTGCTGAAGCATTAGATGACACTGAGGCTCTCATAATTACCGGTGTTGAGCGTTACAGCAACTATGAAGGCTATAGCGATACTTTTAAATGGACTGGAAATTTTAATGATGAAACTCCACGAGATAGCAGTGGAAGACGACGTACTTCTGTCGTGGCTATTGATGCTTTGTTATTCAAACAGTCCCATACACAATTTACAGTTACAAACATAATTCGCGAGTTAAATAAG GCTTATGCTGGATTCAGTTCCTCTGAAATACCCAGAGACAAATTGTCCGCCATAGCAACTGGCAACTGGGGCTGTGGTGCTTTCAGAGGTGACCCGCAGCTGAAAGTGTTACTGCAGTTGATGGCAGCTGCCGTTGCAGGTCGAGCAATGGTATATTTTACATTTGGTGATGTGGAGCTCAGAAATAAAGTAGCTGCCATGTATTGGCATCTGATTGAACGGAATATTAGCATTG GGCAACTGTTTGGTCTCCTCTGTGACTACCACACTTCTGCGTCGAAATCTAATGATTCGAGTCTggatttttaccattttttatataaacGGAGCAAAATAAAACCTCTGACAAATTACTTCGACAAAATAAACAGCAATACGACAACAAAAGAACAAAATACAATTCCTTACAAATCTAAGTCTGTCAAAAATGATCTaaacaaatttacaaattatacGTCGAGCGCAAACGTCAAAGAAGCCCTCGAACGCGAGCAAATAGAAAAATGGCTTGAtgaggatttttttgatgAGGACTTCTCCAATGATTTGATATTAGATACAAATTCGGGTAATTCGAATGTTAACTCTGTAATTCGAAGTAAAAAGAGTGCATTGAGTGTGTCAAAatctgaaacgaaaaataatgaagccaGTACAGAAGTCGTTCAAAATCTGGCTGATAatgacagaaaaaataaaaataaagacaaCGGTAGTGAATCAATGCCGGAATTATCTACCCCACCAATCAAGCTGAAGAACTCGAGAGATTTAACAAGCTTGCTGTATCCCGATGATGAAATTACACAGGATACACGTAAAGTTAAAAAGCCGCGTTTATCTGGTCTTGACTTGATTGGTAGACGTAGCCACAAGCCAGTGGAAAAACAGACACTAGAAGAATTGCCAATATCGtcaaataaagtaaaaaatgattcga
- the LOC124223629 gene encoding poly(ADP-ribose) glycohydrolase isoform X1, with amino-acid sequence MADTNKPISESVKISMEEDYQLSPDIFSDDNVEASNSSEAGVKVSDRSTNEPEWKGISMDEIQKGLAKYGQEQMAPIVPAPRHTVLFVLPLTGEGPPKPYCSQQKDKWCPGYVRMPHSTHSLYPNKHTTGSSGFRQRWEVIQEALLRSFASTHQLEVAILSYNEKYALRWDFSALHYFFSEVIDEDETGLFYDDILPKIVQLALQLPALVTSPIPLLKRHTNVTLSLSQLQVGSLLANALLCTFPRRNSTNPQSEYAMYPEINFNRLFGAYEKERPDRSEAVMEKMKCIFHYFRRIIAKAPDGVITIQRRYVPKENCPRWNRQDIKLPHLHITSNGTIETEGAGLLQVDFANKYIGGGVLGWGCVQEEIRFVICPELMASMLVAEALDDTEALIITGVERYSNYEGYSDTFKWTGNFNDETPRDSSGRRRTSVVAIDALLFKQSHTQFTVTNIIRELNKAYAGFSSSEIPRDKLSAIATGNWGCGAFRGDPQLKVLLQLMAAAVAGRAMVYFTFGDVELRNKVAAMYWHLIERNISIGQLFGLLCDYHTSASKSNDSSLDFYHFLYKRSKIKPLTNYFDKINSNTTTKEQNTIPYKSKSVKNDLNKFTNYTSSANVKEALEREQIEKWLDEDFFDEDFSNDLILDTNSGNSNVNSVIRSKKSALSVSKSETKNNEASTEVVQNLADNDRKNKNKDNGSESMPELSTPPIKLKNSRDLTSLLYPDDEITQDTRKVKKPRLSGLDLIGRRSHKPVEKQTLEELPISSNKVKNDSKEIKKTQKKISDFFS; translated from the exons ATGGCAGATACTAACAAACCCATATCAGAGAGCGTGAAGATTTCTATGGAAGAAGATTATCAATTGTCCCCTGATATCTTTTCAGACGATAATGTTGAGGCGTCAAATTCCAGCGAAG CTGGTGTCAAAGTTTCAGACCGATCAACAAATGAGCCAGAATGGAAAGGAATTAGCATGGATGAGATTCAAAAAGGATTAGCAAAATATGGTCAAGAGCAAATGGCTCCGATAGTTCCTGCTCCACGACACACAGTCCTTTTTGTA CTACCGCTCACCGGAGAAGGACCACCTAAGCCTTATTGTAGTCAACAAAAGGATAAATGGTGCCCAGGATACGTTAGGATGCCACACTCAACACACAGCTTATATCCAAATAAACAC ACAACTGGAAGCTCCGGTTTCAGGCAGAGATGGGAAGTAATTCAAGAGGCACTGCTTCGCAGCTTTGCATCCACTCATCAACTGGAAGTTGCCATATTAtcttataatgaaaaatatgctcTACGATGGGATTTTTCTGCTCttcattatttcttttccGAA GTCATAGATGAAGATGAAACGGGGCTTTTCTACGATGACATACTACCAAAAATAGTGCAGTTGGCACTCCAACTTCCAGCCCTAGTAACGAGCCCGATACCGCTTCTTAAGCGTCACACAAATGTGACTCTCAGCCTCAGTCAGTTACAAGTTGGCTCTTTGTTGGCTAATGCGTTGCTCTGCACTTTTCCGCGACGAAATTCAACAAATCCCCAATCTGAATATGCTATGTATCcggaaattaatttcaacag GCTGTTTGGTGcttatgaaaaagaaagaccTGACAGGTCAGAGGCTGTAATggagaaaatgaaatgtatttttcattattttcgaaGAATCATAGCTAAAG CCCCGGATGGTGTGATAACTATTCAACGACGATATGTCCCGAAGGAAAATTGTCCCCGATGGAATAGGCAAGATATTAAACTTCCACACCTTCATATAACAAGCAATGGCACAATCGAAACTGAAGGAGCTGGTCTTTTGCAAGTAGACTTTGCTAACAA GTATATTGGTGGTGGTGTTTTGGGGTGGGGCTGCGTCCAAGAGGAAATTAGATTTGTCATCTGTCCTGAACTAATGGCAAGCATGCTGGTTGCTGAAGCATTAGATGACACTGAGGCTCTCATAATTACCGGTGTTGAGCGTTACAGCAACTATGAAGGCTATAGCGATACTTTTAAATGGACTGGAAATTTTAATGATGAAACTCCACGAGATAGCAGTGGAAGACGACGTACTTCTGTCGTGGCTATTGATGCTTTGTTATTCAAACAGTCCCATACACAATTTACAGTTACAAACATAATTCGCGAGTTAAATAAG GCTTATGCTGGATTCAGTTCCTCTGAAATACCCAGAGACAAATTGTCCGCCATAGCAACTGGCAACTGGGGCTGTGGTGCTTTCAGAGGTGACCCGCAGCTGAAAGTGTTACTGCAGTTGATGGCAGCTGCCGTTGCAGGTCGAGCAATGGTATATTTTACATTTGGTGATGTGGAGCTCAGAAATAAAGTAGCTGCCATGTATTGGCATCTGATTGAACGGAATATTAGCATTG GGCAACTGTTTGGTCTCCTCTGTGACTACCACACTTCTGCGTCGAAATCTAATGATTCGAGTCTggatttttaccattttttatataaacGGAGCAAAATAAAACCTCTGACAAATTACTTCGACAAAATAAACAGCAATACGACAACAAAAGAACAAAATACAATTCCTTACAAATCTAAGTCTGTCAAAAATGATCTaaacaaatttacaaattatacGTCGAGCGCAAACGTCAAAGAAGCCCTCGAACGCGAGCAAATAGAAAAATGGCTTGAtgaggatttttttgatgAGGACTTCTCCAATGATTTGATATTAGATACAAATTCGGGTAATTCGAATGTTAACTCTGTAATTCGAAGTAAAAAGAGTGCATTGAGTGTGTCAAAatctgaaacgaaaaataatgaagccaGTACAGAAGTCGTTCAAAATCTGGCTGATAatgacagaaaaaataaaaataaagacaaCGGTAGTGAATCAATGCCGGAATTATCTACCCCACCAATCAAGCTGAAGAACTCGAGAGATTTAACAAGCTTGCTGTATCCCGATGATGAAATTACACAGGATACACGTAAAGTTAAAAAGCCGCGTTTATCTGGTCTTGACTTGATTGGTAGACGTAGCCACAAGCCAGTGGAAAAACAGACACTAGAAGAATTGCCAATATCGtcaaataaagtaaaaaatgattcga
- the LOC124223629 gene encoding poly(ADP-ribose) glycohydrolase isoform X3, which yields MADTNKPISESVKISMEEDYQLSPDIFSDDNVEASNSSEDRSTNEPEWKGISMDEIQKGLAKYGQEQMAPIVPAPRHTVLFVLPLTGEGPPKPYCSQQKDKWCPGYVRMPHSTHSLYPNKHTTGSSGFRQRWEVIQEALLRSFASTHQLEVAILSYNEKYALRWDFSALHYFFSEVIDEDETGLFYDDILPKIVQLALQLPALVTSPIPLLKRHTNVTLSLSQLQVGSLLANALLCTFPRRNSTNPQSEYAMYPEINFNRLFGAYEKERPDRSEAVMEKMKCIFHYFRRIIAKAPDGVITIQRRYVPKENCPRWNRQDIKLPHLHITSNGTIETEGAGLLQVDFANKYIGGGVLGWGCVQEEIRFVICPELMASMLVAEALDDTEALIITGVERYSNYEGYSDTFKWTGNFNDETPRDSSGRRRTSVVAIDALLFKQSHTQFTVTNIIRELNKAYAGFSSSEIPRDKLSAIATGNWGCGAFRGDPQLKVLLQLMAAAVAGRAMVYFTFGDVELRNKVAAMYWHLIERNISIGQLFGLLCDYHTSASKSNDSSLDFYHFLYKRSKIKPLTNYFDKINSNTTTKEQNTIPYKSKSVKNDLNKFTNYTSSANVKEALEREQIEKWLDEDFFDEDFSNDLILDTNSGNSNVNSVIRSKKSALSVSKSETKNNEASTEVVQNLADNDRKNKNKDNGSESMPELSTPPIKLKNSRDLTSLLYPDDEITQDTRKVKKPRLSGLDLIGRRSHKPVEKQTLEELPISSNKVKNDSKEIKKTQKKISDFFS from the exons ATGGCAGATACTAACAAACCCATATCAGAGAGCGTGAAGATTTCTATGGAAGAAGATTATCAATTGTCCCCTGATATCTTTTCAGACGATAATGTTGAGGCGTCAAATTCCAGCGAAG ACCGATCAACAAATGAGCCAGAATGGAAAGGAATTAGCATGGATGAGATTCAAAAAGGATTAGCAAAATATGGTCAAGAGCAAATGGCTCCGATAGTTCCTGCTCCACGACACACAGTCCTTTTTGTA CTACCGCTCACCGGAGAAGGACCACCTAAGCCTTATTGTAGTCAACAAAAGGATAAATGGTGCCCAGGATACGTTAGGATGCCACACTCAACACACAGCTTATATCCAAATAAACAC ACAACTGGAAGCTCCGGTTTCAGGCAGAGATGGGAAGTAATTCAAGAGGCACTGCTTCGCAGCTTTGCATCCACTCATCAACTGGAAGTTGCCATATTAtcttataatgaaaaatatgctcTACGATGGGATTTTTCTGCTCttcattatttcttttccGAA GTCATAGATGAAGATGAAACGGGGCTTTTCTACGATGACATACTACCAAAAATAGTGCAGTTGGCACTCCAACTTCCAGCCCTAGTAACGAGCCCGATACCGCTTCTTAAGCGTCACACAAATGTGACTCTCAGCCTCAGTCAGTTACAAGTTGGCTCTTTGTTGGCTAATGCGTTGCTCTGCACTTTTCCGCGACGAAATTCAACAAATCCCCAATCTGAATATGCTATGTATCcggaaattaatttcaacag GCTGTTTGGTGcttatgaaaaagaaagaccTGACAGGTCAGAGGCTGTAATggagaaaatgaaatgtatttttcattattttcgaaGAATCATAGCTAAAG CCCCGGATGGTGTGATAACTATTCAACGACGATATGTCCCGAAGGAAAATTGTCCCCGATGGAATAGGCAAGATATTAAACTTCCACACCTTCATATAACAAGCAATGGCACAATCGAAACTGAAGGAGCTGGTCTTTTGCAAGTAGACTTTGCTAACAA GTATATTGGTGGTGGTGTTTTGGGGTGGGGCTGCGTCCAAGAGGAAATTAGATTTGTCATCTGTCCTGAACTAATGGCAAGCATGCTGGTTGCTGAAGCATTAGATGACACTGAGGCTCTCATAATTACCGGTGTTGAGCGTTACAGCAACTATGAAGGCTATAGCGATACTTTTAAATGGACTGGAAATTTTAATGATGAAACTCCACGAGATAGCAGTGGAAGACGACGTACTTCTGTCGTGGCTATTGATGCTTTGTTATTCAAACAGTCCCATACACAATTTACAGTTACAAACATAATTCGCGAGTTAAATAAG GCTTATGCTGGATTCAGTTCCTCTGAAATACCCAGAGACAAATTGTCCGCCATAGCAACTGGCAACTGGGGCTGTGGTGCTTTCAGAGGTGACCCGCAGCTGAAAGTGTTACTGCAGTTGATGGCAGCTGCCGTTGCAGGTCGAGCAATGGTATATTTTACATTTGGTGATGTGGAGCTCAGAAATAAAGTAGCTGCCATGTATTGGCATCTGATTGAACGGAATATTAGCATTG GGCAACTGTTTGGTCTCCTCTGTGACTACCACACTTCTGCGTCGAAATCTAATGATTCGAGTCTggatttttaccattttttatataaacGGAGCAAAATAAAACCTCTGACAAATTACTTCGACAAAATAAACAGCAATACGACAACAAAAGAACAAAATACAATTCCTTACAAATCTAAGTCTGTCAAAAATGATCTaaacaaatttacaaattatacGTCGAGCGCAAACGTCAAAGAAGCCCTCGAACGCGAGCAAATAGAAAAATGGCTTGAtgaggatttttttgatgAGGACTTCTCCAATGATTTGATATTAGATACAAATTCGGGTAATTCGAATGTTAACTCTGTAATTCGAAGTAAAAAGAGTGCATTGAGTGTGTCAAAatctgaaacgaaaaataatgaagccaGTACAGAAGTCGTTCAAAATCTGGCTGATAatgacagaaaaaataaaaataaagacaaCGGTAGTGAATCAATGCCGGAATTATCTACCCCACCAATCAAGCTGAAGAACTCGAGAGATTTAACAAGCTTGCTGTATCCCGATGATGAAATTACACAGGATACACGTAAAGTTAAAAAGCCGCGTTTATCTGGTCTTGACTTGATTGGTAGACGTAGCCACAAGCCAGTGGAAAAACAGACACTAGAAGAATTGCCAATATCGtcaaataaagtaaaaaatgattcga